One genomic window of Miscanthus floridulus cultivar M001 unplaced genomic scaffold, ASM1932011v1 fs_742_7_8, whole genome shotgun sequence includes the following:
- the LOC136532949 gene encoding NAC transcription factor NAM-B2-like, giving the protein MHADKAMFGEGEWFFFSPRDRKYPNGARPNRTAGSGYWKATGTDKPILAAGGAHCLGVKKALVFYQGRSPKGSKTEWVMHEYRLLDTDAAAVLARPAAANSMRLDDWVLCRVRKKGISLGPAGMDDTSEGITNDDDPRRRSGQRHRLPPRPARDGHSNSDGGTATSSGARRRDRWRLWRRRHRLEQQRRRRRRRPAAVPYGQRRVRRVPVRPPYAS; this is encoded by the exons ATGCATGCAGACAAGGCCATGTTCGGCGAGGGCGAGTGGTTCTTCTTCAGCCCTCGTGACCGCAAGTACCCCAACGGCGCCCGCCCCAACCGCACGGCGGGCTCCGGCTACTGGAAGGCCACCGGCACCGACAAGCCCATCCTGGCGGCCGGCGGCGCGCACTGCCTGGGCGTCaagaaggcgctcgtcttctaccAGGGGCGCTCCCCGAAGGGAAGCAAGacggagtgggtcatgcacgagtaCCGCCTCCTCGACACCGACGCCGCCGCGGTGCTCGCCAGGCCCGCCGCCGCCAACTCCATGAGG CTTGACGACTGGGTCCTCTGCCGCGTCCGCAAGAAGGGCATCTCCTTGGGCCCGGCGGGCATGGACGATACTTCCGAGGGAATAACAAACGACGACGACCCGCGCCGCCGTTCCGGCCAACGACACCGACTACCACCACGCCCAGCTCGAGATGGCCACAGCAACTCAGATGGAGGTACTGCGACATCATCAGGTGCCCGACGCCGGGACCGGTGGCGGCTTTGGCGACGTCGTCATCGACTGGaacaacaacgacgacgacggAGGAGACGACCTGCTGCAGTACCTTATGGCCAGCGGCGGGTTCGGCGGGTCCCCGTCCGCCCACCATATGCATCATGA
- the LOC136532951 gene encoding probable membrane-associated kinase regulator 2 produces MLQLQRRRHHHHLLLLLDPQSAPSVVAGAQRAPAVAAATTTIAASASACEDGGGRDGNNNDASFFDLEFVVPGNESAASDAEEERVEFDFAVAAGEDVVAPGAAKAVAVDAPSAEAETEAEAAVVPPPATLLRPATRFRVLLLKLRKPKAPVTADSAGATQAPRQQPTASRFLIKFRVEDAPLASLFTRDNSSRTSDAGVDRPATAAAEPQQQQQEVAPALNQKLMMEDAVGAVGQWR; encoded by the coding sequence ATGCTGCAACTgcaacgccgccgccaccaccaccacctcctcctcctcctcgatcCGCAGTCGGCGCCCAGCGTGGTGGCCGGCGCCCAGCGCGCGCCCGCGGTCGCAGCCGCCACCACGACCATCgccgcgtcggcgtcggcgtgcgAGGACGGCGGGGGCCGGGACGGCAACAACAACGACGCCTCCTTCTTCGACCTCGAGTTCGTCGTGCCCGGCAACGAGAGCGCCGCGTCCGACGCCGAGGAGGAGCGGGTCGAGTTCGActtcgccgtggccgccggcgaAGACGTCGTGGCGCCCGGGGCCGCCAAGGCGGTGGCCGTCGATGCGCCGTCCGCGGAGGCGGAGACCGAGGCCGAGGCCGCGGTGGTCCCACCGCCGGCGACGCTGCTCCGTCCGGCCACCAGGTTCCGCGTGCTGCTGCTCAAGCTGAGGAAGCCCAAGGCCCCGGTGACGGCGGACAGTGCCGGGGCCACGCAGGCGCCGAGGCAGCAACCGACGGCGAGCCGGTTCCTGATAAAGTTCCGGGTGGAGGACGCGCCGCTGGCGTCGCTCTTCACTCGCGACAACAGCTCGCGCACCTCGGACGCCGGCGTGGACCGTCCGGCCACCGCGGCGGCGGagccccagcagcagcagcaggaggtggCGCCGGCGCTGAACCAGAAGCTCATGATGGAGGACGCCGTGGGGGCGGTGGGGCAATGGCGGTGA
- the LOC136532947 gene encoding haloacid dehalogenase-like hydrolase domain-containing protein Sgpp has product MPLGGRIQFGPGMLSASLPRRLLSTVISPSPATSPRSISIGTSNSCGFSTRGARKKRSCISWTLSAATPADMATNSGSALTKLAPLEAILFDIDGTLCDSDPIHFCAFRDLLQQVGFNDGVPITEEFYSATISGGHNDDLARALFPDMDHQKAMQFMDDKEALFRKLAPGQLKALDGLHELCGWIEGRNLKRAAVTNAPRANAELMLSLLGLTDFFPVLVIGSECDRAKPFPDPYLKALQLIDASPEHTFIFEDSASGVRAGVAAGVPVVGLTTRNPGKVLKDAGASLLAKDFQDPELLSVLQQVEPADANAQG; this is encoded by the exons ATGCCGCTGGGCGGACGAATCCAATTCGGGCCTGGCATGCTGTCGGCCTCCCTCCCTCGCCGCCTCCTCTCTACTGTTATATCACCATCTCCAGCGACCTCTCCAAGAAGCATCAGCATCGGTACCAGCAACAGCTGTGGTTTCAGCACAAGAGGGGCGAGGAAGAAGCGCAGCTGCATTTCTTGGACGCTGAGCGCGGCTACTCCGGCGGACATGGCGACCAACAG CGGCAGCGCCCTGACGAAGCTGGCGCCGCTGGAAGCCATCCTGTTCGACATCGACGGCACGCTCTGCGACTCCGATCCCATCCACTTCTGCGCTTTCCGAGATCTCCTGCAGCAG GTAGGCTTCAACGACGGTGTTCCCATCACCGAGGAGTTCTACAGTGCCACCATTAGTGGGGGACACAACGACGACCTCGCTAGGGCGCTGTTCCCGGACATGGATCACCAGAAGGCGATGCAGTTCATGGATGACAAAGAAGCTTTGTTCAGAAA GTTGGCACCAGGACAACTGAAGGCCCTGGATGGACTGCACGAGCTGTGCGGATGGATCGAAGGCCGCAACCTGAAGCGCGCGGCGGTGACGAACGCTCCGAGGGCGAACGCCGAGCTGATGCTGTCGCTGCTGGGGCTCACCGACTTCTTCCCGGTGCTCGTCATCGGGAGCGAGTGCGACCGGGCCAAGCCGTTCCCTGACCCGTACCTCAAGGCCCTCCAGCTCATCGACGCATCGCCTGAACACACCTTCATATTTGAA GACTCTGCATCGGGGGTCCGAGCTGGTGTGGCTGCTGGAGTGCCTGTGGTTGGCCTGACGACCAGGAACCCTGGGAAGGTGCTGAAAGACGCAGGAGCCAGCTTGCTAGCCAAAGATTTTCAGGACCCAGAGCTGCTGTCCGTGCTTCAACAGGTCGAACCCGCAGACGCGAATGCGCAAGGCTGA